The following are from one region of the Prionailurus bengalensis isolate Pbe53 chromosome A2, Fcat_Pben_1.1_paternal_pri, whole genome shotgun sequence genome:
- the FBXW12 gene encoding F-box/WD repeat-containing protein 12 isoform X3, which produces MALQLPDLPTLKIFSFLDAFSLLQASQVNREWNRVAENDHLWRNLCLKKWSFCNFSKCLGSQTWKQFFLKQTKQEYQMALAQPEDFIFKEATGNLGIIGPMAYLSGNGPTMGGREKSIICTVSSKHMLYAWDVQEGTMIWSSPVQQSSITHLATLPQMHLAFTVDLEGTVKVWNCQDQDALATFPVSQACFSLEVCLTKDGPFLMVGNSEGDIYTLTVPELRGVSKVHAFKYTVDLLHCSPDKKWVFASGTHQNILPRVFFTECLLKPSEGKSPLSLSIPFSSCCRACWAPRRTSRITLMYRRGSSKKTGFTTFDLMTERTGGRTVIQAHQVATFLLPVHMESPIWMGASDGNMIVFESGPYLFLFTISGHQLQRFEDHQRTIGNLWADSLHVLTTSMDDSLHVYMWEEEGRYPYLKSCCHLEHIGSDLMPSCYVSKAICDNMSIVCVVSKNRESSILVMYSLHT; this is translated from the exons ATGGCGCTCCAACTGCCTGATCTGCCGACGTTAAAAATCTTCTCTTTCCTGGATGCGTTCAGCTTGCTCCAGGCTTCCCAAGTGAACAGG GAATGGAATAGAGTTGCCGAGAACGATCACCTGTGGAG AAACCTGTGTCTGAAGAAATGGAGCTTCTGCAACTTCTCCAAGTGCCTGGGCTCACAGACGTGGAAACAATTCTTcctcaaacaaacaaagcagGAGTATCAGATGGCCTTGGCGCAACCAGAGGACTTTATCTTCAAAGAAGCAACTGGGAACCTCG gaATCATAGGACCTATGGCTTATCTGTCAGGAAATGGCCCCACAATGGGTGGACGGGAGAAGTCCATCATTTGTACCGTGTCGTCCAAGCACATGCTTTATGCCTGGGATGTGCAGGAG GGCACTATGATCTGGTCAAGCCCCGTCCAGCAGTCTAGTATCACGCATCTGGCGACCCTCCCTCAGATGCATCTCGCATTCACTGTGGATTTGGAGGGAACCGTCAAAGTGTGGAATTGTCAGGATCAGGATGCCCTGGCCACTTTCCCCGTGTCTCAGGCCTGCTTTTCCTTGGAAGTCTGTCTCACAAAGGATGGCCCATTCCTGATG GTCGGCAATTCTGAAGGTGACATCTACACACTGACAGTGCCTGAGCTCAGGGGTGTTTCTAAAGTCCACGCATTTAAATACACTGTTGACCTTCTGCACTGCTCTCCTGACAAGAAATGGGTCTTTGCATCTGGGACACATCAGAACATCTTGCCCAGG GTCTTTTTCACAGAGTGCTTACTGAAACCATCGGAAGGCAAAAGCCCTCTGTCACTCTCTATCCCGTTTTCGTCatgctgcagagcctgctgggccCCAAGGAGGACAAGCAGGATAACATTGATGTACCGAAGAGGCTCTTCCAAAAAGACAGGATTTACCACCTTTGACCTAATGACCGAGAGGACTGGGGGCAGAACAGTCATCCAAG CCCATCAGGTCGCGACTTTCCTGTTGCCAGTTCATATGGAGAGTCCTATTTGGATGGGAGCCAGTGATGGAAACATGATCGTCTTTGAGAGTGGGCCATACTTGTTCCTCTTCACCATCAGTGGGCACCAGCTGCAACGATTTGAGGATCACCAGAGGACCATCGGCAATTTGTGGGCG GATTCTCTGCATGTCCTCACCACATCTATGGATGACTCCCTGCATGTGTACATGTGGGAAGAGGAAGGCCGTTATCCATACCTCAAGAGCTGCTGTCACCTGGAACACATAGGGAGTGACCTGATGCCCAGCTG
- the FBXW12 gene encoding F-box/WD repeat-containing protein 12 isoform X1 — MRIMVFQEWNRVAENDHLWRNLCLKKWSFCNFSKCLGSQTWKQFFLKQTKQEYQMALAQPEDFIFKEATGNLGIIGPMAYLSGNGPTMGGREKSIICTVSSKHMLYAWDVQEGTMIWSSPVQQSSITHLATLPQMHLAFTVDLEGTVKVWNCQDQDALATFPVSQACFSLEVCLTKDGPFLMVGNSEGDIYTLTVPELRGVSKVHAFKYTVDLLHCSPDKKWVFASGTHQNILPRVFFTECLLKPSEGKSPLSLSIPFSSCCRACWAPRRTSRITLMYRRGSSKKTGFTTFDLMTERTGGRTVIQAHQVATFLLPVHMESPIWMGASDGNMIVFESGPYLFLFTISGHQLQRFEDHQRTIGNLWADSLHVLTTSMDDSLHVYMWEEEGRYPYLKSCCHLEHIGSDLMPSCYVSKAICDNMSIVCVVSKNRESSILVMYSLHT, encoded by the exons GAATGGAATAGAGTTGCCGAGAACGATCACCTGTGGAG AAACCTGTGTCTGAAGAAATGGAGCTTCTGCAACTTCTCCAAGTGCCTGGGCTCACAGACGTGGAAACAATTCTTcctcaaacaaacaaagcagGAGTATCAGATGGCCTTGGCGCAACCAGAGGACTTTATCTTCAAAGAAGCAACTGGGAACCTCG gaATCATAGGACCTATGGCTTATCTGTCAGGAAATGGCCCCACAATGGGTGGACGGGAGAAGTCCATCATTTGTACCGTGTCGTCCAAGCACATGCTTTATGCCTGGGATGTGCAGGAG GGCACTATGATCTGGTCAAGCCCCGTCCAGCAGTCTAGTATCACGCATCTGGCGACCCTCCCTCAGATGCATCTCGCATTCACTGTGGATTTGGAGGGAACCGTCAAAGTGTGGAATTGTCAGGATCAGGATGCCCTGGCCACTTTCCCCGTGTCTCAGGCCTGCTTTTCCTTGGAAGTCTGTCTCACAAAGGATGGCCCATTCCTGATG GTCGGCAATTCTGAAGGTGACATCTACACACTGACAGTGCCTGAGCTCAGGGGTGTTTCTAAAGTCCACGCATTTAAATACACTGTTGACCTTCTGCACTGCTCTCCTGACAAGAAATGGGTCTTTGCATCTGGGACACATCAGAACATCTTGCCCAGG GTCTTTTTCACAGAGTGCTTACTGAAACCATCGGAAGGCAAAAGCCCTCTGTCACTCTCTATCCCGTTTTCGTCatgctgcagagcctgctgggccCCAAGGAGGACAAGCAGGATAACATTGATGTACCGAAGAGGCTCTTCCAAAAAGACAGGATTTACCACCTTTGACCTAATGACCGAGAGGACTGGGGGCAGAACAGTCATCCAAG CCCATCAGGTCGCGACTTTCCTGTTGCCAGTTCATATGGAGAGTCCTATTTGGATGGGAGCCAGTGATGGAAACATGATCGTCTTTGAGAGTGGGCCATACTTGTTCCTCTTCACCATCAGTGGGCACCAGCTGCAACGATTTGAGGATCACCAGAGGACCATCGGCAATTTGTGGGCG GATTCTCTGCATGTCCTCACCACATCTATGGATGACTCCCTGCATGTGTACATGTGGGAAGAGGAAGGCCGTTATCCATACCTCAAGAGCTGCTGTCACCTGGAACACATAGGGAGTGACCTGATGCCCAGCTG
- the FBXW12 gene encoding F-box/WD repeat-containing protein 12 isoform X2: MRIMVFQEWNRVAENDHLWRNLCLKKWSFCNFSKCLGSQTWKQFFLKQTKQEYQMALAQPEDFIFKEATGNLGIIGPMAYLSGNGPTMGGREKSIICTVSSKHMLYAWDVQEGTMIWSSPVQQSSITHLATLPQMHLAFTVDLEGTVKVWNCQDQDALATFPVSQACFSLEVCLTKDGPFLMVGNSEGDIYTLTVPELRGVSKVHAFKYTVDLLHCSPDKKWVFASGTHQNILPRVFFTECLLKPSEGKSPLSLSIPFSSCCRACWAPRRTSRITLMYRRGSSKKTGFTTFDLMTERTGGRTVIQVGTSCNDLRITRGPSAICGRILCMSSPHLWMTPCMCTCGKRKAVIHTSRAAVTWNT; the protein is encoded by the exons GAATGGAATAGAGTTGCCGAGAACGATCACCTGTGGAG AAACCTGTGTCTGAAGAAATGGAGCTTCTGCAACTTCTCCAAGTGCCTGGGCTCACAGACGTGGAAACAATTCTTcctcaaacaaacaaagcagGAGTATCAGATGGCCTTGGCGCAACCAGAGGACTTTATCTTCAAAGAAGCAACTGGGAACCTCG gaATCATAGGACCTATGGCTTATCTGTCAGGAAATGGCCCCACAATGGGTGGACGGGAGAAGTCCATCATTTGTACCGTGTCGTCCAAGCACATGCTTTATGCCTGGGATGTGCAGGAG GGCACTATGATCTGGTCAAGCCCCGTCCAGCAGTCTAGTATCACGCATCTGGCGACCCTCCCTCAGATGCATCTCGCATTCACTGTGGATTTGGAGGGAACCGTCAAAGTGTGGAATTGTCAGGATCAGGATGCCCTGGCCACTTTCCCCGTGTCTCAGGCCTGCTTTTCCTTGGAAGTCTGTCTCACAAAGGATGGCCCATTCCTGATG GTCGGCAATTCTGAAGGTGACATCTACACACTGACAGTGCCTGAGCTCAGGGGTGTTTCTAAAGTCCACGCATTTAAATACACTGTTGACCTTCTGCACTGCTCTCCTGACAAGAAATGGGTCTTTGCATCTGGGACACATCAGAACATCTTGCCCAGG GTCTTTTTCACAGAGTGCTTACTGAAACCATCGGAAGGCAAAAGCCCTCTGTCACTCTCTATCCCGTTTTCGTCatgctgcagagcctgctgggccCCAAGGAGGACAAGCAGGATAACATTGATGTACCGAAGAGGCTCTTCCAAAAAGACAGGATTTACCACCTTTGACCTAATGACCGAGAGGACTGGGGGCAGAACAGTCATCCAAG TGGGCACCAGCTGCAACGATTTGAGGATCACCAGAGGACCATCGGCAATTTGTGGGCG GATTCTCTGCATGTCCTCACCACATCTATGGATGACTCCCTGCATGTGTACATGTGGGAAGAGGAAGGCCGTTATCCATACCTCAAGAGCTGCTGTCACCTGGAACACATAG